The sequence ACTTCCTTTTAAATATTATAAATTTATATAATTACTAAAAATAAACTTTATTTTTCCCTTTCATAAACAATACATTTTTATTATATCCTATATGTGTAAAGATTACCATGAAGTGTTGATATGTATGATTTGATTTGTTAAAATTTACAAAACCCTTACTCAAATAATAATCACCCCACTAACAAGTGGAGTGATTACTTTAACCTCCAAAAGCATCCTTTACTTTATCGAAAAATCCTTTTTTACTTTCATTTAATGTTTCACCACTTATTTTTGCAAATTCTTTCAATAATTCTTTTTGTTTTTCATTTAATCTCTTAGGCACTTGGACCACAACTTTTACGTATTGGTCTCCTCTACCATTGCCTCTTAAATGATGAATTCCCTTATTTTTTAGTCTAAAAATTGTACCTGTCTGAGTCCCTTCAGGTATATTATACCTTACTTTTCCATCTAATGTTGGTACTTCAATACTATCTCCTAAAGCTGCCTGCACAAATGAAATAGGAACTTCACAAATTACATCATCGCCTTCTCTCTCAAAGATTTCATGTGGTTGTACATTAATATATATATATAAATCTCCTCTTGGACCGCCTCTTTCTCCAGGTTCACCTTCACCTCTCAACGGTATTACAGAACCAGTATCTACACCTGCAGGGATTTTTATATTAATTTTTCTTTCTTTTCTTTCCTTGCCTGTACCACCACATTTACTACAAGGCTCTTCTATAATTTCACCTGTACCATTACAATTATCACATGTCCTTACATTTACAAATTGACCAAATGGAGTATTTTGTGCATATCTCACTTCTCCTGTTCCATTACACTTTGGACACGTAGTTTTATTTGTGCCTGGTTTTGCTCCTGTTCCATTACATACCGAACAATTCTCAGTTCTATTTATCTTAATTTCTTTCTCTGTTCCAAATGCCGCTTCCTCAAATTTAATATTAACTCTATATTTTAGGTCAGCACCTTTTCTTGGTCCTGATTTTCTTCTTCCTTTAGAAAAACCACCACCAAACATATCGAATATATCGTCAAATATATCGTCAAATCCACCAAAGCCTCCAGCTCCTTGTCCGAAGCCGCCAAATCCTTGGCCATTTACACCTTGGTGTCCAAATTGGTCATATCTTGCTTTCTTTTGTGGGTCACTTAGCACTTCATAGGCCTCATTAATTTCTTTAAACTTTTTTTCCGCTTCTTTATCATCTGGATTCATATCTGGATGGTATTTCTTGGCTAGTTTTCTATAAGCTCTTTTTATTTCTTGTTCACTAGCATTTCTATCTACTCCAAGAACTTCATAATAATCCCTTTTACTCACTTTTTCACCACCTTCCAAAAGGCATTAAACTACTATGTTTTTTCCTTTTATTTATAACAGAAGATATTAAGCTACTCTAGTTAATCCTTAAGTTCTCAGATTCATTATATATAAATTTTATTAAAAAATCAAAGCTAAATCCAAAGGATTTAGCTTTGGTAAAATTAATTATTGTTATCGTCATCATCTACTACTTCATAGTCAGCGTCTACTACATTTTCATCATTCTTTGCACTCTGTCCTTGGGCTTGTTCGTTTGCTGTTTGTTGTGCTTGTTGAGCTCCTGCTGCTTGTTGATACATTTTTTGTGATACTGCATGAAATTCATTTGTTAATTCTTCTGTTTTCTTCTTGATTTCTTCTATGTTATTTCCTTCCATAGCTTTCTTTAATTCGTCTACTTTAGCTTGCACTTTTGCTTTTTCATCTTCACTTACATTATCTCCAAGTTCTTTAAGCGTCTTTTCAGTTTGATAAATTAATGTGTCTGCGTTGTTTCTAACTTCAACTTCTTCTTTTCTCTTCTTATCTTCTTCGGCATACTTTTCTGCTTCTTTTACTTTCTTTTCAATTTCTTCTTCTGATAAATTAGTTGAAGCAGTAATTGTAATTTTTTGTTCTTTTCCAGTTCCTAAATCCTTAGCTGAAACATTTACTATACCATTTGCATCTATATCAAAAGTTACTTCTATTTGAGGCACTCCTCTTGGTGCTGGAGGAATTCCTGTTAATTGGAATCTACCAAGTGTTGTATTATCTTTAGCCATTTGTCTTTCACCTTGAAGTACGTGAATATCAACAGCAGTTTGGTTATCTGCAGCTGTTGAGAACACTTGGCTCTTCTTAGTTGGTATAGTTGTATTTCTTTCTATTAATTTAGTAAATACTCCTCCTAAAGTTTCAATTCCTAGTGATAATGGAGTAACATCTAATAATAATAAATCTTTAACTTCTCCACTTAATACTCCACCTTGAATACCTGCACCTAGTGCAACACATTCATCAGGGTTAATTCCTTTATGAGGGTCCTTTCCTGTTAGTTTTTTAACTGCTTCTTGAACTGCTGGAATTCTTGTTGAACCACCAACTAGTATTACTTTATCAATGTCTGTTGGGCTTAATCCTGCATCATTTAATGCCAATCTAGTAGGTTCTAATGTTTTTTCTACTAAATGTGCAGTTAATTCATTAAACTTAGCTCTAGATAAAGTAATATCTAAATGCTTAGGACCTTCTTGTGTAGCAGTAATAAATGGTAAATTAATATTAGTTGTCATTACACTTGATAGCTCTTTTTTAGCTTTTTCTGCTGCCTCTTTTAATCTTTGAAGAGCCATTTTATCTTGTCTTAAATCTATTCCATTTTCTTTTTTAAATTCTTCTGCTAAGTAATCAATAATTGCTTGGTCAAAATCGTCTCCACCTAGGTGATTGTTACCATTTGTTGCTATAACTTCGAAAACTCCATCTCCTAGTTCTAATATAGAAACGTCAAATGTACCTCCACCTAAGTCAAATACTAATATTTTTTGATGTACTTCTTCTTTATCAATACCATATGCTAATGATGCTGCTGTAGGTTCGTTGATAATTCTTCTTACGTTTAGTCCTGCTATCTTACCTGCATCTTTAGTAGCTTGCCTTTGACTATCTGTAAAATATGCTGGAACAGTAATTACAGCATCTGTGACTTCTTCACCAAGATAACTTTCAGCATCAGCTTTAAGCTTTTGTAAAATCATTGCTGAAATATCTTGTGGTGTATACTCTCTACCATCAATTGTAACTTTATGGTCTGTACCCATATGTCTTTTTATCGAAATTATTGTTCTATCTGGATTTGTTATAGCCTGTCTTTTTGCAGTTTCACCAACTAAT comes from Caldisalinibacter kiritimatiensis and encodes:
- the dnaJ gene encoding molecular chaperone DnaJ — its product is MSKRDYYEVLGVDRNASEQEIKRAYRKLAKKYHPDMNPDDKEAEKKFKEINEAYEVLSDPQKKARYDQFGHQGVNGQGFGGFGQGAGGFGGFDDIFDDIFDMFGGGFSKGRRKSGPRKGADLKYRVNIKFEEAAFGTEKEIKINRTENCSVCNGTGAKPGTNKTTCPKCNGTGEVRYAQNTPFGQFVNVRTCDNCNGTGEIIEEPCSKCGGTGKERKERKINIKIPAGVDTGSVIPLRGEGEPGERGGPRGDLYIYINVQPHEIFEREGDDVICEVPISFVQAALGDSIEVPTLDGKVRYNIPEGTQTGTIFRLKNKGIHHLRGNGRGDQYVKVVVQVPKRLNEKQKELLKEFAKISGETLNESKKGFFDKVKDAFGG
- the dnaK gene encoding molecular chaperone DnaK yields the protein MSKIIGIDLGTTNSCVAVMEGGEPVVIPNAEGNRTTPSIVAFTKDGERLVGETAKRQAITNPDRTIISIKRHMGTDHKVTIDGREYTPQDISAMILQKLKADAESYLGEEVTDAVITVPAYFTDSQRQATKDAGKIAGLNVRRIINEPTAASLAYGIDKEEVHQKILVFDLGGGTFDVSILELGDGVFEVIATNGNNHLGGDDFDQAIIDYLAEEFKKENGIDLRQDKMALQRLKEAAEKAKKELSSVMTTNINLPFITATQEGPKHLDITLSRAKFNELTAHLVEKTLEPTRLALNDAGLSPTDIDKVILVGGSTRIPAVQEAVKKLTGKDPHKGINPDECVALGAGIQGGVLSGEVKDLLLLDVTPLSLGIETLGGVFTKLIERNTTIPTKKSQVFSTAADNQTAVDIHVLQGERQMAKDNTTLGRFQLTGIPPAPRGVPQIEVTFDIDANGIVNVSAKDLGTGKEQKITITASTNLSEEEIEKKVKEAEKYAEEDKKRKEEVEVRNNADTLIYQTEKTLKELGDNVSEDEKAKVQAKVDELKKAMEGNNIEEIKKKTEELTNEFHAVSQKMYQQAAGAQQAQQTANEQAQGQSAKNDENVVDADYEVVDDDDNNN